One bacterium DNA segment encodes these proteins:
- a CDS encoding amidohydrolase: MSDRHFDKYKVIDVDTHITEPAGVWTDRVASKWGNKIPHIRQIEGRDVWFIGDEPAGGPGFYTFAGHDDTYPNAPLGYDSIPAASYDADARLKLMDEEQIHAMVLYPNLGGFGSGGFLRLGEPELMLECVQAYNDFLVDWSSADLNRLLPVMALPFWDVDLCVKEIERSASKGHRAVLFGSRPETFGMPPLAHKHWDPVWAATRDAGLPISFHIGSGDISDIAQDKSEMGVKANFSRGGALALLDNQSCLAALLFGGVCARFPDLDFVSVESGVGWLKCVLEMFDWQFVNGQVRKEHPEYDLLPSEYFKRQVYGSFWFERNGIGEAISEFPDNLMWETDYPHPTSQYPSPNSTAVHPRDYVEDVFDGVAEDVVRKVLQDTPARLYNVEI; the protein is encoded by the coding sequence ATGAGCGACCGCCACTTCGACAAGTACAAGGTGATCGACGTCGATACCCACATCACCGAGCCCGCCGGCGTCTGGACCGACCGCGTGGCGAGCAAGTGGGGCAACAAGATTCCCCACATCCGCCAGATCGAAGGTCGCGACGTCTGGTTCATCGGCGACGAGCCCGCCGGCGGCCCCGGCTTCTACACCTTCGCCGGCCACGACGACACGTACCCGAACGCTCCGCTCGGATACGACTCGATTCCGGCGGCTTCCTACGACGCCGACGCGCGGCTCAAGCTGATGGACGAAGAGCAGATCCACGCGATGGTCCTCTACCCGAACCTGGGCGGCTTCGGTTCCGGTGGCTTCCTGCGCCTCGGCGAGCCCGAGCTCATGCTCGAATGCGTGCAGGCCTACAACGACTTCCTGGTCGACTGGTCGAGCGCGGATCTCAACCGACTCCTCCCGGTGATGGCGCTTCCGTTCTGGGACGTCGACCTCTGCGTGAAGGAGATCGAGCGCTCGGCTTCCAAGGGCCATCGCGCGGTCCTCTTCGGCAGCCGGCCGGAGACCTTCGGGATGCCGCCGCTCGCCCACAAGCACTGGGATCCGGTCTGGGCCGCGACCCGTGACGCCGGCCTCCCGATCAGCTTCCACATCGGCTCGGGCGACATCAGCGACATCGCACAGGACAAGTCGGAGATGGGCGTCAAGGCGAACTTCTCCCGCGGCGGCGCGCTGGCGCTCCTCGACAACCAGAGCTGCCTGGCCGCGCTCCTCTTCGGCGGCGTCTGCGCCCGCTTCCCCGACCTCGACTTCGTCTCGGTCGAGAGCGGCGTCGGATGGCTGAAGTGCGTGCTCGAGATGTTCGACTGGCAGTTCGTGAACGGCCAGGTCCGCAAGGAGCATCCGGAGTACGACCTGCTCCCGAGCGAGTACTTCAAGCGCCAGGTCTACGGCTCGTTCTGGTTCGAGCGCAACGGCATCGGTGAGGCGATCTCGGAGTTCCCGGACAACCTGATGTGGGAGACGGATTACCCGCATCCCACGAGCCAGTACCCGAGCCCGAACAGCACGGCCGTCCATCCGCGCGACTACGTCGAGGACGTCTTCGACGGCGTGGCCGAGGACGTCGTGCGGAAGGTCCTCCAGGACACGCCGGCGCGGCTCTACAACGTAGAGATCTAG
- a CDS encoding MFS transporter — MPDALIYTPIDRKLRPATRFFFGMGQVAEGLKNFSFSFFVLFYYNNVLGLSGSLTGLALGIALIVDAITDPLMGSISDNFRSRWGRRHPFMVGAAVPLALSFFALFAPPTDLSTTGHFLWLTTFTILTRLMMTIYHVPHISLGAELTANYEERTHLVAVRQIWGYLGIFAIAGIGLGYFFADERGGRMNGEAYGSFAVVMSVVMVATILLSAWFTRDQIPLLPTHRENGSLRATHPLRRMTREAAAAFANASFRPLFTGVLLIYVLVGTEAALSLYVYEFFWELDGSDMMVLLVCYPVGLVGGALLTTRFHRMWDKGPTLVFGTAGWSFFQLLPIILRLLDLFPENGTTDLITSLAALRLLQGLVVQQALASFSSMIGDITDEHELETGRRQEGIFFGVVAFSGKAASGAGNLIAGIALDVIAWPAGLAAQGAAASIPAETIRNLGIVYGPLVAVFAILAPLAYRGYRLDRVRHHEILMALAARTERVDG; from the coding sequence GTGCCCGACGCGCTGATCTACACCCCGATCGATCGGAAGCTGCGACCGGCGACGCGGTTCTTCTTCGGCATGGGGCAGGTCGCCGAAGGACTGAAGAACTTCAGCTTCAGCTTCTTCGTCCTCTTCTACTACAACAATGTACTCGGACTCTCGGGCAGCCTGACCGGCCTCGCTCTCGGGATCGCGCTGATCGTCGATGCGATCACCGACCCGCTCATGGGCTCGATCTCGGACAACTTCCGGTCGCGTTGGGGGCGTCGTCACCCCTTCATGGTCGGCGCCGCCGTTCCGCTCGCGCTCTCCTTCTTCGCCCTCTTCGCGCCCCCCACCGACTTGTCGACGACGGGCCACTTCCTGTGGCTCACCACGTTCACGATCCTGACGCGGCTGATGATGACCATCTACCACGTGCCGCACATCTCCCTCGGCGCGGAGCTCACGGCAAACTACGAGGAGCGAACGCACCTCGTCGCCGTTCGTCAGATCTGGGGCTACCTCGGCATCTTCGCGATCGCCGGGATCGGCCTCGGATACTTCTTCGCGGACGAACGCGGTGGTCGGATGAACGGTGAGGCCTACGGGTCGTTCGCCGTCGTGATGAGCGTGGTGATGGTGGCGACGATCCTGCTCTCGGCCTGGTTCACCCGCGACCAGATCCCGCTCCTACCCACCCACCGCGAGAACGGGTCCCTCCGCGCGACGCACCCACTGCGGCGGATGACGAGGGAAGCCGCCGCCGCCTTCGCCAACGCTTCCTTTCGACCGCTCTTCACCGGGGTACTCCTGATCTACGTCCTCGTGGGAACCGAGGCCGCCCTGTCGCTCTACGTATACGAGTTCTTCTGGGAGCTCGACGGTAGCGACATGATGGTCCTACTCGTCTGCTACCCCGTCGGTCTCGTCGGCGGCGCGCTGCTGACGACCCGCTTCCATCGCATGTGGGACAAGGGGCCGACGCTCGTCTTCGGGACGGCCGGCTGGTCCTTCTTCCAGCTCCTCCCGATCATCCTTCGACTGCTGGACCTGTTCCCGGAGAACGGTACGACGGACCTGATCACGAGCCTGGCGGCGCTCCGCCTGCTTCAGGGCCTCGTCGTCCAACAGGCGCTCGCGAGCTTCAGCTCGATGATCGGCGACATCACCGACGAACACGAGCTCGAGACCGGCCGACGGCAGGAGGGCATCTTCTTCGGCGTCGTCGCGTTCTCCGGCAAGGCCGCCTCGGGCGCCGGGAACCTGATCGCCGGGATCGCGCTCGACGTGATCGCCTGGCCGGCCGGACTCGCGGCCCAGGGCGCCGCGGCTTCCATTCCGGCGGAGACGATCCGGAACCTCGGGATCGTCTACGGCCCCTTGGTCGCGGTCTTCGCGATCCTCGCCCCGCTGGCCTACCGCGGGTACAGACTCGATCGTGTCCGCCACCACGAGATCTTGATGGCCCTGGCGGCGCGCACCGAGCGCGTCGATGGCTGA
- a CDS encoding TetR/AcrR family transcriptional regulator, with protein sequence MPASHDRAPSRGEVTRQKIVDAAVGVFGDKGFDAASTREIAREAGLEQGLLTYHFKNKDALWRAAAETVFGNLTREIGQQLADRSGSADDEIARTALRSYVRTMAAHPEFFRFIVDQGHRFDARTRWLVDTLVEPRFEMIRRAGIFEHAGFREEDLPHALFALIGAATLIFAVPANCKRLTGTDPRKAATIDAHADFVADLFLRYR encoded by the coding sequence ATGCCTGCCTCCCACGATCGCGCGCCGAGTCGCGGCGAAGTCACCCGGCAGAAGATCGTCGACGCGGCCGTCGGGGTCTTCGGGGACAAGGGCTTCGACGCCGCCAGCACCCGGGAGATCGCCCGCGAAGCCGGACTCGAGCAGGGACTGCTCACCTACCACTTCAAGAACAAGGACGCGCTCTGGCGGGCTGCAGCGGAAACGGTCTTCGGCAACCTCACCCGGGAGATCGGCCAGCAGCTCGCAGACCGATCCGGCTCCGCGGACGACGAGATCGCCCGCACCGCGCTCCGCAGCTACGTCCGAACCATGGCCGCGCACCCCGAGTTCTTCCGCTTCATCGTCGACCAGGGCCATCGCTTCGACGCGAGGACGCGCTGGCTCGTCGACACGCTGGTCGAGCCGCGCTTCGAGATGATCCGCCGGGCCGGCATCTTCGAGCACGCGGGCTTCCGAGAGGAGGACCTGCCCCACGCGCTCTTCGCCTTGATCGGGGCCGCCACGTTGATCTTCGCGGTGCCGGCGAACTGCAAGCGCCTCACGGGAACGGATCCACGCAAGGCCGCGACGATCGATGCTCACGCGGACTTCGTCGCGGATCTCTTCCTGCGATACCGCTAG
- a CDS encoding NAD(P)/FAD-dependent oxidoreductase encodes MTVPSRNPHFGEPFDDDAATLARHLEDASVPTLLCSLVHMTGDPSWIRGRKRAAPSAPTNAASLTGGDDVLELPPDAVEVITAYQRGGCEPKAVSDEVLAEMMSFLARRPLSDRMTDMFFFDMQFDGKDPAAITWREEIDESVRDASPVVVIGAGMAGIQMGIRLAQAGLPFTIVEKNAGAGGTWYENHYPGARVDVPSHQYCYAFEPGHHWSEYYCQHPELRAYFTHILDKYDLRSHTRFETEVTGAEWEEDAGRWRVGLRGADGSTEVLDARFVISCCGSLNIPNLPDIEGLASFEGPAFHSARWPEDFDHRGLRFALLGAGASGFQIAPAIAGEVQSLSIFQRTAQWVMQNPLYQFPVPSGEAWCMKHLPFYARWLRFTKTYPGIGNGVEPFRVDPDYEDPANRSVNPVNAMGRDFMLQWMHRELEGCDDLIEKVTPDYPAMGKRLLQDDGSWFKALRRDDVELIRTSVERIEPGGIRTTDGRLHEVDAICFATGFKHNDFTAFDMKGRNGASLHAQWGDEPSAYLGISVPNFPNFFICYGPGTNLAHSAGLFFHAEYQTMHAMQAIHRVLSGDAKAIEVRQDVHDRYLEELVERISSLVWAHPTIQHSHYKNPEGRVYTLSPWSIDEYWDMCRDLDPEAYTID; translated from the coding sequence ATGACGGTCCCTTCCCGCAATCCGCATTTCGGTGAACCCTTCGACGACGACGCCGCGACCCTCGCTAGGCACCTCGAGGATGCGAGCGTGCCGACGCTCCTCTGCTCGTTGGTGCACATGACCGGCGACCCGAGCTGGATCCGCGGTCGCAAGCGGGCGGCGCCCTCGGCGCCGACCAACGCCGCGAGCCTCACCGGCGGCGACGACGTGCTCGAACTCCCGCCGGACGCCGTCGAGGTGATCACCGCGTATCAGCGCGGCGGCTGCGAGCCGAAGGCCGTCTCCGACGAGGTGCTCGCCGAGATGATGAGCTTCCTCGCGCGTCGGCCGCTCTCCGATCGCATGACCGACATGTTCTTCTTCGACATGCAGTTCGACGGGAAGGATCCGGCGGCGATCACCTGGCGCGAGGAGATCGACGAGTCGGTCCGCGACGCGTCGCCGGTCGTCGTGATCGGCGCCGGCATGGCGGGGATCCAGATGGGCATTCGTCTCGCGCAAGCGGGCCTTCCCTTCACGATCGTCGAGAAGAACGCGGGCGCCGGCGGAACCTGGTACGAGAACCACTATCCCGGCGCGCGGGTCGACGTTCCGAGCCACCAGTACTGCTACGCCTTCGAGCCGGGGCACCACTGGAGCGAGTACTACTGCCAGCACCCGGAGCTGCGCGCCTACTTCACGCACATCCTCGACAAGTACGACCTGCGATCCCACACGCGCTTCGAGACCGAGGTGACCGGGGCCGAATGGGAAGAGGACGCGGGGCGTTGGCGCGTAGGGCTTCGCGGCGCCGACGGGTCGACGGAGGTGCTGGACGCGCGCTTCGTGATTTCCTGCTGTGGCTCGCTCAACATTCCCAACCTGCCCGACATCGAGGGGCTCGCGTCCTTCGAAGGTCCCGCCTTCCACTCGGCGCGCTGGCCCGAGGACTTCGATCACCGCGGGCTGCGCTTCGCGCTCCTCGGCGCGGGCGCGAGCGGCTTCCAGATCGCGCCTGCGATCGCGGGCGAGGTCCAGTCGCTGTCGATCTTCCAACGCACGGCGCAGTGGGTCATGCAGAACCCCCTCTACCAGTTCCCGGTTCCGAGCGGGGAGGCCTGGTGCATGAAACACCTCCCGTTCTACGCGCGGTGGCTGCGTTTCACCAAGACCTACCCGGGGATCGGGAATGGCGTCGAGCCCTTCCGGGTCGATCCGGACTACGAGGATCCGGCGAATCGCTCGGTGAATCCGGTGAACGCGATGGGGCGGGACTTCATGCTCCAGTGGATGCACAGGGAGCTCGAGGGGTGCGACGACCTGATCGAGAAGGTGACCCCGGACTATCCGGCGATGGGCAAGCGCCTGCTCCAGGACGACGGCAGCTGGTTCAAGGCGCTCCGGCGCGACGACGTCGAGCTGATCCGGACGTCCGTCGAGCGAATCGAGCCCGGCGGGATCCGCACGACGGACGGGCGTCTCCACGAGGTCGACGCGATCTGCTTCGCGACGGGCTTCAAGCACAACGACTTCACGGCCTTCGACATGAAGGGGCGGAATGGCGCCTCGCTGCACGCGCAGTGGGGCGATGAGCCGAGTGCCTATCTCGGGATTTCCGTGCCGAATTTCCCGAACTTCTTCATCTGCTACGGGCCGGGTACGAACCTCGCCCACAGCGCGGGGCTCTTCTTCCACGCCGAGTACCAGACGATGCACGCGATGCAGGCGATCCACCGGGTCCTCTCCGGGGACGCGAAGGCGATCGAGGTCCGGCAGGACGTCCACGATCGCTATCTCGAGGAGCTCGTCGAGCGGATCTCGAGCCTCGTCTGGGCCCATCCCACGATTCAGCACAGCCACTACAAGAATCCCGAGGGCCGCGTCTATACCCTCTCGCCGTGGTCGATCGACGAGTACTGGGACATGTGTCGGGATCTCGATCCCGAGGCCTACACGATCGACTGA
- a CDS encoding VOC family protein: protein MKVLGFNRVEMIVPEDRIHEAVEQFNAVLGTKLPRPISIEGHPVLSSTDFDGSVELVTSVDGKGPFAGREGGQVGPLVWEIEDFEDARRWLGENGYRIAFEYDSTAGGEKEASTPVRQLVLDPEQWFGFHVTLMERGRKQGGEE from the coding sequence ATGAAGGTGCTCGGCTTCAACCGGGTCGAGATGATCGTGCCCGAAGACCGGATCCACGAAGCGGTGGAGCAGTTCAATGCGGTCCTCGGGACGAAGCTCCCGCGTCCGATCTCGATCGAGGGTCATCCCGTCCTCTCGTCGACGGACTTCGACGGAAGCGTCGAGCTCGTGACGAGCGTGGACGGGAAGGGGCCCTTCGCTGGGCGAGAAGGTGGCCAGGTCGGGCCCCTCGTCTGGGAGATCGAGGACTTCGAGGACGCGCGGCGGTGGCTCGGCGAGAACGGCTACCGGATCGCCTTCGAGTACGACAGCACGGCCGGCGGCGAGAAGGAAGCGAGCACGCCCGTCCGGCAGCTCGTCCTCGACCCGGAGCAATGGTTCGGATTCCACGTCACGCTGATGGAGCGCGGCCGGAAGCAGGGAGGAGAAGAATGA
- a CDS encoding beta-lactamase family protein, with product MSRRGIGCGVAALVLSVFVADAVGAQGVTIGGTPADGEASGLTSMFAGDRFENFRNMDRFVPTSRMAPSPDPWDLGPDRDTLDYTGTFHGEPTSLAEFIALSDTSAFLVIKDGAVIHETYAHGDTHDSLHTSFSIAKSFTSALIGIALEQRKIERLDDPIRKYLPELTSPTFDGVTVEHVLQMSSGVRFDERYTAPESDINRMVQQVPPMTYLEYINTLGREQAPGTFNHYASINTQLLGILLRRVTGESITDFMTRELWNPLGMESPGLWTLDHEGQELAMGGLAVSARDYAKLGLLYLHGGRRGDVRVLPEGWAEASVTPNQPHLMPGENPGSSNTSGYMYQWWTPRNWDGDFLARGIWGQNVYVHPRNGVVIVKLAADQKNFDPRFKLDYIDYLQALAQSLED from the coding sequence ATGAGCCGACGCGGAATCGGGTGTGGTGTGGCGGCGCTCGTCCTGAGCGTCTTCGTCGCGGACGCCGTGGGCGCGCAGGGGGTCACGATCGGCGGGACACCCGCCGACGGGGAGGCTTCGGGCCTGACGTCGATGTTCGCGGGCGACCGGTTCGAGAACTTCCGGAACATGGACCGCTTCGTGCCGACCTCGAGGATGGCGCCGTCGCCCGACCCCTGGGACCTCGGGCCCGACCGCGACACCCTCGACTACACGGGGACCTTTCACGGCGAGCCGACCTCGCTCGCCGAATTCATCGCGCTCTCCGACACCTCGGCCTTCCTGGTGATCAAGGACGGGGCGGTGATCCACGAGACCTACGCCCACGGCGACACGCACGACAGTCTCCACACCTCGTTCTCGATCGCGAAGTCCTTCACGTCCGCCCTGATCGGGATCGCCCTCGAGCAGAGGAAGATCGAGCGCCTGGACGACCCGATCCGCAAATACCTGCCGGAGCTGACGAGCCCGACCTTCGACGGTGTGACCGTCGAGCACGTCCTGCAGATGTCCTCCGGCGTTCGCTTCGACGAGCGCTACACGGCGCCCGAATCCGACATCAATCGCATGGTCCAGCAGGTCCCGCCGATGACGTACCTCGAGTACATCAACACGCTGGGGCGGGAGCAGGCGCCGGGAACCTTCAACCACTACGCGAGCATCAATACGCAACTGCTCGGAATCCTGCTGAGACGCGTGACCGGCGAGTCGATCACGGACTTCATGACCCGGGAGCTCTGGAACCCGCTCGGCATGGAGTCGCCGGGCCTGTGGACCCTCGACCACGAGGGCCAGGAGCTGGCGATGGGCGGGCTGGCCGTGAGCGCCCGGGACTACGCCAAGCTCGGGCTGCTCTACCTCCACGGCGGACGACGCGGCGACGTGCGGGTTCTGCCCGAGGGCTGGGCGGAGGCGTCGGTCACGCCGAACCAGCCCCACCTGATGCCCGGGGAGAATCCGGGCTCCTCCAACACGTCCGGGTACATGTACCAGTGGTGGACGCCGCGAAACTGGGACGGGGACTTCCTGGCGCGCGGGATCTGGGGGCAGAACGTCTACGTCCACCCGCGGAACGGGGTGGTGATCGTGAAGCTCGCTGCGGACCAGAAGAACTTCGACCCGCGCTTCAAGCTCGACTACATCGACTATCTGCAGGCGCTCGCTCAGTCCCTCGAAGATTGA
- a CDS encoding GIY-YIG nuclease family protein, with translation MGLKRFDRKFGRDFLSESTTGPAVYLFRDGAGEVLYVGKAKNARRRLAQYRNATRRKAHRKMRSIVREAESLEVRGQASEAEALLLENELIRTLRPPFNVEGAFDFLYPAIGVGRDAGRLVLCFTSDPDAFEALDLSWHGTFRPRWRARQAFDGLCLLFGHLGHAEPRSRLPALPDRRGARVFAARRVPQDFVEGIRLFLDGEGDALLGELATALLEERGARLEAGSVEGELRFLADFFRLDAARLRDARRAVDRDDRFVRGHERDALFIRSRHALDEPTAWSTRPERPTQSSRD, from the coding sequence ATGGGGCTCAAGCGTTTCGATCGCAAATTCGGCCGCGATTTCCTGTCCGAGTCGACGACCGGACCGGCCGTCTATCTGTTCCGGGACGGCGCGGGCGAGGTGCTCTACGTCGGGAAGGCCAAGAACGCGCGCCGGCGACTCGCGCAGTACCGCAACGCCACCCGTCGCAAGGCCCACCGCAAGATGCGCTCGATCGTCCGCGAAGCGGAATCGCTCGAGGTCCGCGGCCAGGCGAGCGAAGCGGAAGCGCTCCTGCTCGAGAACGAGCTGATCCGCACGCTGCGCCCGCCGTTCAACGTCGAGGGCGCCTTCGACTTCCTGTACCCGGCGATCGGCGTCGGGCGCGACGCGGGCCGTCTCGTGCTCTGCTTCACGAGCGATCCCGACGCCTTCGAGGCCCTCGACCTCTCCTGGCACGGCACGTTCCGACCCCGTTGGCGCGCGCGGCAGGCGTTCGACGGCCTCTGCCTCCTCTTCGGCCACCTCGGTCACGCGGAGCCCCGCAGTCGTCTGCCCGCCCTTCCGGATCGCCGGGGCGCTCGCGTCTTCGCGGCACGGCGTGTCCCCCAGGACTTCGTCGAAGGGATCCGCCTCTTTCTCGACGGCGAGGGGGACGCGCTGCTCGGCGAGTTGGCGACGGCGCTCCTCGAAGAGCGCGGCGCCCGCCTCGAGGCCGGCTCGGTCGAGGGCGAGCTTCGTTTCCTGGCCGACTTCTTCCGGTTGGATGCCGCCCGTCTCCGGGACGCACGCCGAGCCGTCGATCGCGACGATCGCTTCGTGCGGGGCCACGAGCGCGATGCGCTCTTCATCCGGAGCCGGCACGCCCTCGATGAGCCGACGGCGTGGTCGACGCGCCCGGAACGCCCGACTCAATCTTCGAGGGACTGA
- a CDS encoding nuclear transport factor 2 family protein, with product MDPLDPANARTAIENLMFTYAERIDAGDLDGLAALFEHGRIIDTEGNVQGEGVAGVRAIYEAATKIHADGTPMTQHVTSNLILEFADDMKSAEVRSRCTVFQALPPDFPLQPIITNYYEDRFAWDEARGWHFVERKMIPKLLGDLSEHLKYDISQVMPD from the coding sequence ATGGACCCGCTCGACCCCGCGAATGCCCGGACCGCCATCGAGAACCTGATGTTCACCTATGCCGAGCGGATCGATGCCGGCGATCTGGACGGTCTGGCCGCGCTCTTCGAGCACGGGCGGATCATCGACACCGAGGGGAACGTCCAGGGAGAGGGCGTCGCCGGCGTGCGCGCCATCTACGAGGCCGCGACGAAGATCCACGCGGACGGGACGCCGATGACCCAGCACGTGACGTCGAACCTGATTCTCGAGTTCGCGGACGACATGAAGAGCGCGGAGGTGCGTTCGCGGTGCACCGTCTTCCAGGCGCTGCCGCCGGACTTCCCGCTCCAGCCGATCATCACGAACTACTACGAGGATCGGTTCGCCTGGGACGAGGCCCGCGGCTGGCACTTCGTCGAGCGGAAGATGATCCCCAAGCTCCTGGGCGACTTGTCGGAGCACCTGAAATACGACATCTCCCAGGTGATGCCGGACTAA
- a CDS encoding VOC family protein: MDTPALAWGHVNLNVRDLERSIAFYEQLGFAEFMPGIAYLGITRAGPPAAIPEACATALGLARGTRARGCILGLPGGFPMLDLTSYEGAGSGEPASGGGSGWERICLASQDLDTDVARLRAAGIEFLSAPAEDPGGLARIAICLDPDGHRIELIQIAFERWPRPQPSEMSASTAE, encoded by the coding sequence ATGGACACGCCGGCGCTGGCCTGGGGCCACGTGAACCTGAACGTGCGCGACCTCGAGCGCTCGATCGCCTTCTACGAGCAGCTGGGCTTCGCGGAGTTCATGCCGGGCATCGCCTACCTGGGCATCACCCGCGCCGGCCCGCCGGCCGCGATCCCGGAGGCTTGTGCGACCGCGCTCGGTCTGGCGAGAGGAACGCGGGCGAGGGGCTGCATCCTCGGTCTGCCCGGCGGCTTTCCGATGCTCGACCTCACTTCGTACGAAGGTGCCGGCTCGGGTGAACCCGCGAGCGGGGGCGGCTCGGGCTGGGAGCGGATCTGTCTCGCGTCCCAGGACCTCGACACCGACGTCGCGCGGCTCCGGGCCGCAGGAATCGAGTTCCTCTCCGCCCCGGCCGAGGATCCCGGAGGCCTCGCGCGGATCGCGATCTGTCTCGATCCCGACGGCCACCGGATCGAGCTGATCCAGATCGCCTTCGAGCGTTGGCCGCGGCCTCAGCCCTCGGAGATGAGCGCGTCCACGGCGGAGTAG